CTTGCTTCCATTAAATTACATTTTCCGATGAAGAAGATCGAGAAGAAAGAGTCACGAGCCGTTGCTTTATCCAAACGCCGTACTGGTCTTTACTGTAAAGTTTGTCCTCTCTCCGGTGCACAAATGGCGATCTTGAAGACTCCTTGTTCATCCAACTCTCACGCCTCTTTCTACTCATTCGGTCACTCCTCCGTGATGGTGTTGTTGCTACTTTTCTCAACGATCAGCGTTCTCTTCGTGAAGAAGATAATCTTGGAGGGTTAGGGGGGTTACGGTGGGAAGACGAGGATCTTGCTGAATCGGAAAATCCAGAGGAGTTGAGGGGTGCGATCGACTCCATGTCTAAAATGTTGAGAAACCTGAAGGAACTGCGTGATCGTGTGGACTCTGTGAATCAGAGAGATCATCAAGATGACGTGAAGAACAACGACATCAAGAAGCAGGATCTTGTTCCAcacgaaaccctaaatcttcaGTCCACTTTTGCAATATCAGATTCTTTACCTATAGATCATTTCAACAAGATAGCTCAAGAACAGGATCAGATCATGGCTACAGGAAACTTGGATGATGGATACACCAAACCAGAGCAGCTGGTTCTCGATCAATTCATAGATGTTGAGAGTTTGTTCGATGGGCTTTACGACACCACAGAAGAGTATCCAGACTCTGCTGATGAATTCGGAGATGGAAGATGTCTCCATGGTGATGACGAATACAAATACTGTATGTGCCCTGATTCTTAAGGTGTTGAAGATGGGGTTTGGTGTTATAGAGAAGTTTGGATGAGGATGATCTTTTTCAATGAGTTTGATGGTGTTTGAAGATACCACCAACGCAATTCAACATGTACATGTAAGTGTAACCAAGTGGGTTCGGTTTAGAAATATTTCTTGTCGATCTGGTTTGGCTTCAACCAATTGCTCATATACTCTGTTGGAACTTTGTGGAATAGTTCTGTTTCTGTGTGGCTTAATGATAAAGTTTGAGGTTCTAAATACATTCGGAGTTTTGTAGTTTTATGAATCTCTTCGGGTATGTCTTTAACAGCTAATCATATCTGCTTTTAATTTGATAGCTAACAGTGGAATCAATGAGTATTACAACACAAGCATACATGTGACTATAACATTATCTTGAGAAACAGATGAGTTCATTCACCTATACGAAagaacaaataagaaaacaaccTAGTGAAACTGAGATTATCCTAGAACCAAAAAGTATCTAAAGACTTCAACTTAAGGAGTAATACAACAAATCACATGTACGGCTCATCCGAACCTGTAAGAGAGATGGGACCGACTTTCCTGTAGCCTTCCAAAGTCGCGAGAACATAATAGTCGTTTCTTCTCTTGTGTGGTCTCTCCTTAAACCGCACAGCCAACACCACGAACCGCACAACAACTCCAACAGCGATCTTGGAGAGATCATCTTTTTGAAAATACGATTTCTCGTTCTCAGACTGCGAGTGGACATAATGGTAATCCGGCATTTTCAAGAGCGAGAGGTATGCGTATCTAAGTGGTCCTGACCTGATGAAAACTCCGTTCCACAATACTTGTTTTACAATCCCTTGCAAGACATCTCCTCTTGCAGGCAAGAATGTGCGGCATGTGAAGGAGACCGGGAATGTGAGGGTGCGTTCTTGATGATTGTCTtcgttgttgttcttcttgtcACCGATACTTTTTAGAGCGGTGATGCCGAGATAGAATCCGTGTTCCCTGCATGCTTTCTCGTGTATAAGATCTTGGAGAAGTTTGAATAGAATCTGTTGGTGAGGCGATTGGCCATTCAAGTGGTCGGCAAATATAGCGACGTCCCGAGATATTTCTACTTCTGAAATCATCCGGTTCAACTGTCACCAGAGGAACCACAGGAGACTATAGGTTCAAAGAGGATTCATATCAAAAGACACAGACACAAGTAGATAAGGGTCACACAttattcatagaaaaaaaacacaaccgaAAATGAGTCCTAAAGTGTAAATGATAACCATCAAGCCCTCAATAAAGATTATAAAGCAGTAAAAACGCAGGCCATAAACGCAGATACCAAATTTTATGATGTCTATATAGGTTCAACTTAGAGGATTTAACCATATATGGTACTTGCATAAGAAGAACTTAGAGCTGCTAAGAGTTAACTGATCAGCTTACTCAATTCTACATCAGAGCAGATAAATCAACCAAGAGATAAATTCAAAGCAAAGTACTCAAAATTGGAACTGCTAAGatacattaaacaaaacaaaaaaaaaaaaagcactaaAACTGCAGCAACAAGACCAGAGGATCAATAATATCTGAGAAAATCAAACAATCAGAAGTGATCCTAACGAGATACAAGAAGAATCCTTTCTCCCTTATCAAAGCAAACCACACTTAACCTTCCAGAGAAATAGACATTGATCCACGATTCCGACACTAACTTAGCTACAGAAACATAAGTACCAGTCTgatctcaaaactcaaaagaaatcTCTTTTCGACTGATGACAACAAATTGGCGGAGGTATAAAtgccaattaaaaaaaaaacgttataaCAGTAAATGAAACACACCCTTCGATGCTGCTTCCACCATTTACAACCTCATTGACAGTGAAACCCAACATCGTGAATAtcaaaaagtttgaatttttccCTCTAGTTTTCAAAAACAATGATAAACAGAACCCATATCAAATCGAAACCAAAAAATCCAacctttttataataataattacaagtcccaatttcaacaacaacaacaacaagaaaagaaaaaaaaagcgaaatttttgcaaaaaagtTAAGTAGTAGGAAGAGAAAAATCTAACCTTGAAATCAAAAGTTGATATCACATAGATGACAGGATCCAAGAGATCGTaaaggggagagagagaagcacCCTCAAGAATTTGAtcatacaaaacaaagagatttcTACTCATCTATCTGTTTTTGactgattaaaaaatatagaccCAGTCATAAGGCGTACGTTACTGAACTCTCTTCATTTCTGATATTAGGCGCATGTTAGCCAAACTCaaatataaatttctattatGCGCCTTCTTTTTGGATCATGTTTGTTAAAAGAGCTATGTTCTTGGTCTGGTTAAGATAAACCAAGTATCCAAACAACCCTATAATCATCTCGAACATCTTTCCCCGCCATGGATAACACAGGCTCAGAGCTTTCGTAGTATCGTTAGCTCAAGACTTTTTTGATTGTATCTTTAAGGAATCGTATTTTATTCGAGTTACCCAATTGAGAGTGTTTTGTGTCAGAAATGGCGATTACTTCAAGTCGCCATTTTTGTccaacgacgacgacgacaactACTTCGGCGAAAATATTCGATTCGTTGGGAAGCTCCTTCTACAAGTTCCATGGAACCAGTTCATCGCTTTCACTCAGGTCTTATAACAGTGCTACTTCGAGGAGATTTGGTTTCTCTTATATGAAAAAGGTTAAACGATTATCGTGTGAAGGTAGTAGGAATGAGAATTGGAGTAGAACACAGAAGCAGATTCAGTATAGACCTTCAAAGGTTGTGTTGAATCgtagaaaagaagagagatttgcGGATTTAGGTCTTATGCGTGGTGAGAATAGTAGTCCAAGTAGtgatgttggtggtggtgggagTAGTAGTACAATGGAAAAGATTGTGGAGAGATTGAAAGAGTACGGATTTGTAGATGATGATCAGTTTCAGAATAAGGAAGTTGAACAAGAGAGAAGGATTGAGAAAAAGTCAGTGGAGGATAGGGTTTAtgttggagaaggagaagaaagaggtgGATTCTCGGAGGAATCACCATTTGGTGTATTTAAAGGGAATGATGAAGTTAGGTTTCCTTGGGAGAAGGTTAGTTCTAAGGATGAGAAGGAGTTGGTAAATGGAGAATGGACAGCTAAGAAGGTGAGTAGGTACTCGTTGGCGGAGATGACTCTTTCGGAATCAGAGATGAACCGATTGAGGAATGTGATGTTTCGAACAAAGAGCAAGATGAGAGTTACGGGTGCTGGTGTTACTCAGGCTGTGGTAGATGCAATTCAGGATAAGTGGAAGAGCTCAGAGATTGTGAGACTCAAGATTGAAGGATCAAGTGCACTTAACATGAGAAGGATGCATGAGATAGTAGAGGTTTTTATTCTTATGAGCCCCCAATCAGTGTACAATGATATATGGAGTTTTTAAATTGAGAAGTAGTACTTTGTTTCTTATGTCCTTTCTTGTTCATGGTCTAGTGTAATACTAATTATGTCTTCACTGTAACAGAAAAAAACTGGTGGTTTGGTGATTTGGAGGTCAGGGACTTCTATGGCCTTGTACAACTACAAAGGTGGCAGCAACAGGCATGCATCAGGGAACCTGAACAAGCAAATATACAGAAGAACAGAGGCATCACCGTCTTCGTTACCTAGAAGTACAAGTACAGTTGATCATAGTGTTCAACAAGTGCATCTTCCTCAGCAGCTAGAGAAGGAGACAACCATTGTGGTAAATAATGACAGAACATCCCAACAGGAAGTAGAATATGAAGATGAAATAAATGAACTGTTAGAGGGTCTTGGTCCTCGGTACACGGACTGGCAGGGAGGTTATCCATTACCTGTTGATGCTGATTTGCTTCCAGGGATCGTTCCTGGTTACGAACCTCCTTTCAGAGTACTTCCTTATGGAGTGAGATCAACTTTGGGAACAAAGGAGGCAACCGCTTTAAGAAGACTTGCTACAGTTCTTCCTCCACACTTTGCTTTAGGTATTGGATTTCCTTTATGACTTTTTGTAGAACCTAATAAAGTCTTTGAAGAGTGAGAATTTCTTTTGATGTACAGGTCGAAGTAGACAGATGCAAGGGTTGGCAACAGCCATGGTTAAGTTATGGCAAAAGAGTTTGATTGCCAAGGTTGCCCTCAAACGTGGTGTACAACTGACTACCAGTGAGAGAATGGCTGAGGACATCAAGGTAATAAGGATTCAGAACCGAATCACATgtaattgttattatattaatGTAGatgtttttagaacaaattagAAGGTGTCCATATTTGATGCTAACTGTTTGATATCATGACCTTGGTAAGTGACTGCAGAGATTGACGGGAGGTATGCTGCTCTCTAGGAACAAAGACTTCTTGGTTTTCTACAGAGGAAAGAACTTTTTGTCACTAGATGTAGCTGAAGCATTAATGGAGAAGGAGAGGCTTGTAAGGACTTTGCAAGACGAAGAGGAACAAGCACGTCTAAGAGCATCATCGGCTCTGGTTGTCCCAACTAATAAAGCTAAT
The sequence above is a segment of the Camelina sativa cultivar DH55 chromosome 10, Cs, whole genome shotgun sequence genome. Coding sequences within it:
- the LOC104718983 gene encoding DNA-directed RNA polymerase subunit 7-like protein isoform X2, with translation MISEVEISRDVAIFADHLNGQSPHQQILFKLLQDLIHEKACREHGFYLGITALKSIGDKKNNNEDNHQERTLTFPVSFTCRTFLPARGDVLQGIVKQVLWNGVFIRSGPLRYAYLSLLKMPDYHYVHSQSENEKSYFQKDDLSKIAVGVVVRFVVLAVRFKERPHKRRNDYYVLATLEGYRKVGPISLTGSDEPYM
- the LOC104718984 gene encoding CRM-domain containing factor CFM3B, chloroplastic, whose product is MAITSSRHFCPTTTTTTTSAKIFDSLGSSFYKFHGTSSSLSLRSYNSATSRRFGFSYMKKVKRLSCEGSRNENWSRTQKQIQYRPSKVVLNRRKEERFADLGLMRGENSSPSSDVGGGGSSSTMEKIVERLKEYGFVDDDQFQNKEVEQERRIEKKSVEDRVYVGEGEERGGFSEESPFGVFKGNDEVRFPWEKVSSKDEKELVNGEWTAKKVSRYSLAEMTLSESEMNRLRNVMFRTKSKMRVTGAGVTQAVVDAIQDKWKSSEIVRLKIEGSSALNMRRMHEIVEKKTGGLVIWRSGTSMALYNYKGGSNRHASGNLNKQIYRRTEASPSSLPRSTSTVDHSVQQVHLPQQLEKETTIVVNNDRTSQQEVEYEDEINELLEGLGPRYTDWQGGYPLPVDADLLPGIVPGYEPPFRVLPYGVRSTLGTKEATALRRLATVLPPHFALGRSRQMQGLATAMVKLWQKSLIAKVALKRGVQLTTSERMAEDIKRLTGGMLLSRNKDFLVFYRGKNFLSLDVAEALMEKERLVRTLQDEEEQARLRASSALVVPTNKANQNLDRTLQDEEELARLRASSALVVPSTKVNQNLVFAGTLGETLDATGKWGKNLDNDDHLEEMKQEVEKLRSAKLVRKLERKLAFAEKKLLKAERALAKVEESLKPAEQRTDLEGITEEERFMFQKLGLKMKAFLLLGRRGVFDGTVENMHLHWKYRELIKILVKAKTFEGAKKVAMALEAESGGILVSVDKISKGYAIIVYRGKDYKRPSMMRPKNLLTKRKALARSVELQKREALIKHIEAVQAKSEKLRAEIEQVELVKEKGDEALYDKLDMAYSSDEETEETDGEQDDVFLDTYKDEGEDGEGEIQAKGSLSETEIEFDSDDELWDSDESDTEFGDDLASSTTPEATFVDLQNEDLHVQP
- the LOC104718983 gene encoding DNA-directed RNA polymerase subunit 7-like protein isoform X1, with amino-acid sequence MSRNLFVLYDQILEGASLSPLYDLLDPVIYVISTFDFKLNRMISEVEISRDVAIFADHLNGQSPHQQILFKLLQDLIHEKACREHGFYLGITALKSIGDKKNNNEDNHQERTLTFPVSFTCRTFLPARGDVLQGIVKQVLWNGVFIRSGPLRYAYLSLLKMPDYHYVHSQSENEKSYFQKDDLSKIAVGVVVRFVVLAVRFKERPHKRRNDYYVLATLEGYRKVGPISLTGSDEPYM
- the LOC104720384 gene encoding agamous-like MADS-box protein AGL97, which produces MKKIEKKESRAVALSKRRTGLYCKRSLREEDNLGGLGGLRWEDEDLAESENPEELRGAIDSMSKMLRNLKELRDRVDSVNQRDHQDDVKNNDIKKQDLVPHETLNLQSTFAISDSLPIDHFNKIAQEQDQIMATGNLDDGYTKPEQLVLDQFIDVESLFDGLYDTTEEYPDSADEFGDGRCLHGDDEYKYCMCPDS